The Nitrospiria bacterium genome has a window encoding:
- a CDS encoding nicotinamidase, translating into MPPAKNSLAERLKVSSKTALIIVDVQNDFCPGGALAVADGDQVVPVLNKYIRIFQSHHAPIIATRDWHPRDHSSFKPFGGIWPPHCIQETPGAEFRPGLNLPAESKIVSKGTDAKHEAYSGFQGTSLAEWLKEREVETVFVGGLATDYCVKSTVLDALKAGFKAIYLADASRGVNVKSKDSEQAEQEMQRAGATRTVLDEIKS; encoded by the coding sequence ATGCCGCCGGCCAAGAACAGCCTCGCAGAGCGGTTGAAGGTTTCAAGCAAGACCGCGCTCATCATCGTGGACGTGCAGAATGATTTCTGTCCGGGGGGAGCCCTGGCCGTTGCGGATGGAGATCAGGTCGTGCCGGTCCTTAACAAATATATACGAATCTTTCAGTCCCATCATGCTCCGATCATCGCGACGCGTGACTGGCATCCCCGCGATCACAGTTCATTTAAACCCTTTGGCGGAATCTGGCCGCCGCATTGCATCCAGGAAACGCCGGGGGCCGAGTTTCGTCCCGGTCTGAACCTTCCCGCCGAGTCGAAGATCGTTTCAAAGGGGACGGACGCAAAGCATGAAGCCTATTCCGGGTTTCAGGGCACGAGCCTGGCCGAGTGGTTAAAGGAGAGGGAGGTCGAAACGGTGTTTGTGGGCGGATTGGCCACCGACTACTGCGTGAAGAGCACCGTTCTGGATGCCTTGAAGGCCGGATTCAAGGCGATCTATCTGGCGGATGCGTCGCGGGGGGTGAACGTGAAATCCAAAGACAGCGAACAGGCCGAACAGGAGATGCAGCGGGCCGGGGCAACAAGGACGGTATTGGATGAGATCAAATCATGA
- a CDS encoding glycosyltransferase, whose protein sequence is MKVALVHDWLTGMRGGERCLEVLCELFPEAPIYTLLRVPGAVSSTIEKHPIRTSFIQRLPAAQSAYRYYLPLFPRGVESFDLSGYDLIVSTSHCVAKGVRVPSGAFHVSYVHTPMRYVWEQYEDYFGRGRSGWAVRAAMGIIRRRLQRWDRGSNDGVNVFVANSCHVADRIRRLYGRQADVIYPPVNFEAFSVSHRDEGFYLIVTAFAPYKRVDLAIEAFNRLKMPLKIIGTGQDENRLKETAGPTIEFLGWKSDAEVRESYSACRALVFPGEEDFGIVPLEAMACGKPVIAYGRGGVLETVVSLNRSQTDGRPPTGVFFDAQTPEALIEAVRAFESNRDRFDPVRIREHVRPFDRQQFKERLNRYIRVKYEEFKETRHAQKVQ, encoded by the coding sequence ATGAAGGTCGCGCTGGTTCATGACTGGCTTACCGGGATGCGGGGCGGGGAGCGGTGCCTTGAGGTGCTCTGCGAGCTATTCCCCGAGGCGCCGATCTACACGCTGCTCCGCGTCCCCGGCGCCGTCTCCTCGACGATCGAAAAACATCCGATCCGAACCAGCTTCATCCAACGCCTTCCGGCCGCTCAAAGCGCCTATCGGTACTATCTGCCGTTATTCCCCCGGGGGGTTGAATCGTTCGATCTATCGGGGTATGATTTGATTGTCAGCACAAGCCACTGCGTGGCCAAGGGGGTCCGGGTTCCATCCGGAGCGTTCCATGTTAGTTATGTCCATACCCCGATGCGCTACGTCTGGGAGCAGTATGAAGATTATTTCGGTCGGGGACGATCGGGATGGGCGGTTCGGGCCGCGATGGGGATTATCCGTCGCCGTTTACAACGCTGGGACCGTGGTTCCAACGACGGAGTGAATGTGTTTGTCGCCAACTCGTGCCATGTCGCCGATCGTATCCGGCGCCTCTACGGGCGGCAGGCCGATGTAATTTACCCGCCAGTGAATTTCGAAGCCTTTTCGGTGTCCCACCGGGATGAGGGTTTCTATCTGATCGTGACGGCGTTCGCGCCCTACAAGCGGGTGGACCTCGCGATCGAGGCGTTTAACCGATTAAAAATGCCGCTGAAGATCATCGGAACGGGACAGGATGAAAATCGTCTCAAGGAGACGGCCGGCCCCACGATCGAATTCCTGGGTTGGAAGTCGGATGCCGAGGTTCGCGAGAGTTATTCCGCCTGCCGGGCGCTCGTCTTTCCGGGCGAGGAGGATTTCGGGATCGTGCCGCTGGAGGCGATGGCCTGCGGGAAACCCGTGATCGCGTACGGCCGAGGCGGGGTGCTGGAAACAGTGGTTTCGTTAAATCGTTCACAAACTGATGGGCGACCTCCGACAGGGGTGTTCTTTGATGCCCAAACTCCGGAGGCATTGATCGAGGCGGTGCGCGCCTTTGAATCGAATCGGGACCGTTTCGATCCGGTTCGAATTCGCGAGCATGTCCGGCCGTTCGATCGCCAACAGTTCAAGGAGAGGCTCAATCGGTATATTCGGGTAAAGTACGAGGAGTTTAAAGAAACGCGTCATGCTCAAAAAGTACAGTGA
- a CDS encoding undecaprenyl-phosphate glucose phosphotransferase yields the protein MLKKYSEFFKSLFFIFDLALISIAWSGAYLLRFQTRLVPVTKGMAPFQAYLVLLPAILIVWGIVFKAFDLYRPRRISSHLSEVWDITKACSLATLVVVALSFFLRQYEYSRLVFILFWGLAIVLVTLSRWSFRELFRVLRRRGHNIRYALIVGAGELGQELAARLHSHRELGIKVIGYLTRKPEKVGRDLRGVGVLGTYDELPAVLMSRSIDHVFLALPYDAYAEAPKILRFLQDQTVDVRIVPDLLQFMTIRGQAELFDGLPVVTLQATPLYGWNQVLKRLTDILFSLFILILLSPVMLMVAWLVKVTSPGPIFYRQTRMGYDGRMFEMLKFRTMRSNAEEGTGAVWAKADDPRRTPLGTILRRTSLDELPQFWNVLKGEMSIVGPRPERPEFVEKFRDTIPKYMLRHKIKAGITGWAQVNGWRGNTSLDQRIRCDLEYIEKWSLWFDLKIMWFTVWKGLVNKNAY from the coding sequence ATGCTCAAAAAGTACAGTGAGTTCTTCAAATCCCTTTTTTTCATCTTTGATCTCGCCCTGATCTCGATCGCCTGGTCCGGGGCCTATCTTTTACGTTTTCAAACGCGGCTGGTCCCCGTTACAAAAGGGATGGCCCCCTTTCAAGCCTACCTGGTCCTCCTGCCGGCCATCCTGATTGTATGGGGGATTGTCTTCAAGGCCTTTGATCTGTACCGCCCCCGCCGGATCTCCTCGCACCTTTCCGAGGTCTGGGACATTACCAAGGCCTGCAGTCTGGCCACGCTCGTGGTCGTGGCCCTGAGCTTTTTCTTAAGACAGTATGAGTACTCGCGTCTGGTATTCATCCTATTTTGGGGCCTCGCCATCGTTTTGGTGACGCTCAGCCGTTGGAGTTTTCGCGAGCTGTTCCGGGTTTTGCGGCGAAGGGGGCACAACATTCGCTACGCCCTCATCGTGGGGGCCGGGGAGTTGGGTCAGGAGCTCGCGGCCCGGCTCCATAGCCACCGCGAACTGGGGATCAAGGTGATTGGTTATCTGACGCGTAAGCCTGAAAAGGTGGGCCGGGACCTGCGCGGCGTCGGCGTTTTGGGGACTTACGATGAGCTTCCGGCTGTTCTCATGAGCCGTTCCATCGATCACGTCTTCCTCGCGCTTCCGTATGACGCCTATGCCGAGGCTCCCAAGATCCTCCGGTTCCTTCAGGATCAGACGGTGGATGTCCGGATCGTTCCGGACCTCCTTCAGTTCATGACGATCCGGGGGCAGGCCGAGCTGTTCGACGGGCTTCCGGTCGTCACCCTTCAGGCGACACCCCTGTACGGTTGGAACCAGGTTCTGAAACGGCTCACCGACATATTGTTCTCGCTCTTTATTCTGATTCTCCTTTCCCCCGTGATGCTGATGGTTGCGTGGCTCGTCAAGGTGACGTCGCCGGGTCCCATCTTCTACCGCCAGACGCGGATGGGCTATGACGGTCGCATGTTCGAGATGCTGAAGTTCCGGACGATGCGATCCAATGCGGAAGAAGGAACGGGCGCGGTTTGGGCCAAGGCCGACGACCCGCGCCGCACGCCGCTCGGGACGATTCTAAGACGAACCAGTTTGGATGAGCTGCCCCAGTTTTGGAATGTGCTCAAAGGGGAGATGAGCATCGTGGGCCCGCGGCCGGAGCGTCCGGAGTTTGTCGAGAAGTTCAGAGACACGATTCCGAAGTACATGCTGAGGCACAAGATCAAAGCGGGCATCACGGGCTGGGCCCAGGTGAACGGCTGGCGGGGAAATACGTCGTTGGACCAGCGGATCCGGTGTGATCTGGAGTATATTGAAAAGTGGTCCCTCTGGTTTGATCTGAAGATCATGTGGTTTACCGTCTGGAAAGGCCTCGTCAATAAAAATGCTTACTGA
- a CDS encoding DUF3108 domain-containing protein gives MLGVWFVLLFLPPVQASLSELSPPPVVPPFFFSERLSYDISWAGLTVGEAVLQSESGGRLNGHDVFHLVSTATSNDWLSLFFPVKDRVESIIDAQGLYPYKITVDQRHGSRVRYKVVQFDQDEHTAVMLFKGRTSKYDVPPQVQDILSSLYYFRTVPNLTTGASVFIDVHESKKNWKLEVQILGRESLKTAIGTVPTIKVKAIVLFDGLLWNKGDLYVWITDDARRIPVQMNGKVAIGSITATLARVDPPQLLGTP, from the coding sequence ATGTTGGGGGTCTGGTTTGTTCTTCTCTTCCTGCCGCCCGTTCAAGCATCCCTGTCCGAACTCTCCCCTCCGCCCGTGGTGCCCCCCTTCTTTTTTAGCGAACGCCTTTCTTACGACATCAGCTGGGCCGGCCTCACGGTGGGCGAGGCTGTTCTCCAATCCGAGTCCGGCGGACGATTGAACGGTCACGACGTCTTCCACCTCGTTTCCACAGCGACATCGAACGATTGGCTCTCCCTTTTTTTCCCGGTCAAGGATCGGGTCGAGTCCATCATCGACGCCCAAGGGTTGTATCCGTACAAAATCACCGTGGACCAGCGGCATGGTTCGCGGGTACGATACAAGGTGGTTCAGTTCGATCAGGATGAGCATACGGCGGTCATGCTGTTCAAGGGTCGGACCTCCAAGTATGACGTCCCGCCTCAGGTCCAGGATATCCTGTCCTCTCTGTACTATTTTAGAACGGTTCCCAATTTGACGACCGGAGCTTCGGTCTTCATCGATGTCCACGAAAGTAAAAAAAACTGGAAACTGGAAGTTCAGATCCTGGGCCGTGAATCCCTCAAGACCGCGATCGGAACCGTTCCAACCATCAAGGTCAAGGCCATCGTCCTTTTCGACGGACTTCTGTGGAATAAAGGCGATCTTTATGTCTGGATCACGGACGATGCACGCCGAATCCCCGTCCAAATGAACGGAAAGGTCGCCATCGGCTCCATTACGGCGACGCTGGCTCGGGTCGACCCGCCGCAGTTACTCGGGACTCCGTGA